GGCCGAATGCACCGGAAAATCCATCCCCGAGACTGGCACAACCATCTTCCGTCCACCCTACACGCCCGTGCCCATCGGCGCATTGGGCGGCCGCGCGCGGGGCAAGGCGTTCCGCCCCACGCGCCTCACGCCCAGCCATGACTGGGCCGTGGCAAATGGCGCGACGTTTGTAGAAGTCGGCAACTGGCTGCGCGCGCAATGGTTTGCGCGCGCCGGTGAGGCGGGCTGGCGAGACAGCGTCGACCGCGAGGTTCTGGCCACGCGTAGCAGTGTCGGCATCTGCGACGTGACCACGCTCGGCAAGATCGACGTGCAGGGTCGCGATGCGGCGGCATTCCTCAACGTGGTCTATGCCAACGGCTTTGCCAAACTGGCCGTGGGCAAAGTCCGCTATGGCATCATGCTGCGCGAGGATGGCATCTGCTATGATGACGGGACCACCGCGCGGATGGGCGAGCATCATTATGTGATGACCACCACCACCGCCAATGCGGTTTTGGTGTTCCGCCGGTTGGAATTCGTGCGCCAATGTCTCTTCCCGGACATGGATGTGCACCTTATCTCCACCACCGACGCATGGGCGCAATTCGCCGTAGCAGGGCCCAACGCGCGCAAGCTGCTGCAAAAAGTGGTGGACGACAAACACGACCTCAGCAACGAGGGCTTTCCGTTCATGGCCTGCGGAGAGGTCAGCGTGTGCGGCGGCACCCCTGCGCGGCTCTTCCGGATCTCGTTCTCAGGCGAGCTTGCCTATGAGGTGGCTGTCCCCGCACGCTATGGCAACGATATGATGCGGGTGTTGATGCAAGCGGGCGCCGAGTTTGGCGCGACGCCCTACGGCACAGAGGCGCTCGGCGTGATGCGGATTGAGAAGGGCCACGCGGCGGGCAATGAGCTTGATGGGCGCACCACGGCGCATAATCTTGGCATGGGCCGCATGGTCAGCAAGGCCAAAGATTGCATCGGCAACACCCTGTCGCAGCGCCCTGACATGAACCGCGAAGACGATGTAAAGCTTGTGGGCTTTCGCCCTGTTGATCGCGCCAAGCCCTTGATTGCGGGCGCACATCTGCTCAACACCGGGGCCGAGGCGGTGATGGAGAACGATCAGGGCTGGCTCACCTCTGTCGCCTATTCGCCCAGCCTGGGGTATTCCATCGCCCTTGGCTTCATCAAATCGGGCGACACGCGGATGGGCGAGATCGTCCGCGCGGTCAGTCCCCTGCACAAGACCGAGATGGAGGTCGAGATCGTATCGGCCCATTTCATCGACCCCGAAGGAGAGCGTTTGCGTGCCTGATTTCACCCTCACCGCCGCCCCGCCGCTGGCCGGAACGCATCACAGCATCGACGGCGCGACCCTCACTGCCCCCGAGGGGCTGGCCATCGTCTCGCTCGCCCTGCCTCTGGGTGCCGAAGACAAGGCCGAGAAAGCGATCAAGACCGCGTTTGGCGCTCTGCCAGATATCGGCAAAGCCGCCGAGGCCAAGGGCCATCATCTGCTGCGGATGGGCGTTGATCAGGCCTTCGTGATTTTTGACTGTGCCACACCCGAAGCGGAGCCAAAAATCGCGGCCAAGCTCAAAGGGGCCGCCTACACGACCGATCAGACCGATGCATGGTGCATCTTGCAGCTCAGCGGGCCACGCGCCCGCGATGTTCTGGAGCGGATCTGCATGGTCGATCTGCACCCGGACACCTTCCCCGTGGGCGCTCTTGCCCGCACGATCATGGAGCATATGGGCTCCATTGTGGTGCGTAGCGAAGCGGACACCTATCTGCTTTTGTCGGCCAGTTCTTCGGCCAAAAGCTTCGCCCATGCGGTGGAGCTTTCGATGGACAATATCAGCTAGGCTTGCCCGCACGCAGCCCCCATGTCACGCTCCGCGCAAAAGGATGCTCGCATGGCCCTGTTTACTGACGACGCCCGCCCCGGCACGCCCTATTGGTGGGAAGGGCTTGATCTTGCCACGCCCGATGATCCGCTGCCCGCACAGGTCGATCTTCTGATCATCGGCGCGGGCTACACGGGCCTTTCGGGTGCGATCGCTGCGGCCGAGCGCGGCGCCTCTGTGGCGGTCGTGGATGCAGGCGATCCGGGCAAAGGCGCTTCCACCCGCAACGGCGGCATGTTCGGCGCGCATCCACGGCTCAGCTGGGACAAGCTGCGCACCGCGTTTGGTGCGGACGTGGCCGACGCGCTTTTTGCGGAGGCAGAGCCCGCACGCCACATGGTTGAAGACCTGATTGAGCGGCTCGGCATTGACTGCGATTTTCAGCGCACGGGCCGCATCCAGCTTGCATGGACCCAGAGCCATTTCGACGCGCAACGCAGCCTCGCGAATGAGGTATCTGAGAAAACCCCCGTGCAGTTAAGGCTGGTGGAGCGCGACGGCCTCGCCCAGGAGATCACGACGGAGCGCTATTTTGGCGGGCTTCTTTTTGAAGATCACGCCGCAATCCAGCCCGCGAAATTCCACCAAGGTCTGTTGCAGGCCGCGAAAAAGGCAGGGGCCAGCATCACAGGTCATGCGGAGGTCACCGCGCTGGAGCGTTCCGGCACAGGCTTCACCGCACACACGCCCAAGGGCATCATCCGGGCGGGGAAGGTGCTCCTCGCCACCGGCGGCTACACGCAAAAACCCTTTGCATGGGCCGCACGCCGGGTCTTTGCCCTGCCGAGCTATATCATCGCGACCGAGCCTCTGGCGGCCAACCTTCTGGGCCACCTCGCCCCCGGCAGGCGGATGATGGTCGAGACCCGCGCGCGGCACAGCTATTTCCGCCTGTCGCCCGATGGCACACGCATCCTTTTTGGCGGGCGCGCCGCGATGATCAATGTCGATATCCACGCCGCCGCCGCGCGCCAAATGGAGACGATGTGCGAGGTCTGGCCCGAGCTTGCGGGCACAAAGCTCAGCCACGCATGGTCAGGCAACACCGGCTATAGCTTTACCCATATGCCCCATGTGGGCGCGGATCAGGGCCTGCATTACGCGCTAGGATATTCCGGCTCGGGCACCGTGATGGCACCCTATCTTGGGGCCAAGGCCGCACTTCAGGCTCTGGGCGATCCGGAGGGCGCGACGGCCTATTCCATGACACCGCTGAGGCGCCACTGGATGCACCCCGGCACCCGCCCGCATTTCTTGCAAGCGGCAAACCTTTGGTACCGCCATGTGGTCGATGGCTGGGAAAACCGGAAATCGCGGTGATGGAGAAGGTCTGGAGCGGGCGGCGGGAATCGAACCCGCATCATCAGCTTGGAAGGCTGAGGTCTTACCATTACACAACGCCCGCTGGGCAGTTTCCAATTATGTCATCGCCTCAGGCACGTCAAGACCGCGCTCAATACCGCGCGCGCAGTCGTTCAGGGTCCGCCCCGCAAAGATAGCGCATCAAAAGCAACAGGTTACGGCCCCCGCGGCGCATCCATCCGTCCTGTATGTAGCGTGCAGCACTGGTGCGCACCCTGAGGGGCATCGCCTCCAACCTAGCCCCCAGCGCGCGCGCCATGGCCACATCCTCCATCAGCGGGGCATCAACGTAACCGCCCACCGCATTATACTCCGCGCGCGAGATCAAAAGCCCCTGATCGCCATAAGGCAGCCCGAACACCCGGCTGCGCAGATTGGCCCATCCCGCCACCACCTTGGGCGCGAGCCCCTCCGCATCAAACCCCAGGAGAAAATACCCAGGCCGCCCGCGCGATATTTGACGCTCCACAACGCCGCTCCACCCCTCGGGCAGGACCGTATCGGCGTGTAGAACGAGGACCCACGCACCCGCAGACGCGTCCACGCCCCGGCGCAACTGCCCCCCGCGCGAGGGCGCACCAGAGGTCCAAATCGCACCGACCTCCTCAGCCATGGCGCGGGTCGCATCCCCCGACCCGCCGTCCGAGATGATCAGCTCCCGCACCAACCCCGCCTCAAGCCCTTCCATCAACGCGCCAAGGGTCCGGGGCAGCGCCGCCGCCGCGTCGAGCGTGGGAATAACGACTGAGAGTTCCGCGCGCATGATCTACCCCTGTTACCGCCCTGCCAAACCCCTATATTACCCTCAGCACCAGCAATCCAGAAGGTCCCCATGCGCAGCCTGCACCACATCACCGGATCCGACGCGACAAGCTTCCTTCAGGGGCTGATCACCAATGATATAGCCGGGCTCGATACGGGCCTTGTCTATACCGCCATGCTGACACCGCAGGGGAAATATCTGGCCGATTTCTTCCTCGCCCGGCATGGTGATGCGCTTCTTCTCGATGTGGATGCGGATCTCGCCCACACATTGATCCCGCGCCTCAACATGTACCGGCTGCGCGCCGATGTGCAGATCACTGAAAGCCCCCTGTCGCTCATGCGTGGCACCGGGCCGGCCCCGGACGGCGCGCTTGTGGATCCGCGCCATGCGGATATGGGCTGGCGGCTTTATGGTCCGGAGGCGGGCGATGACGGCACCGATTGGGACGCGATCCGCGTCGCACACTGCATCCCCGAAAGCGGTGTGGAGCTTGGGCCAGACACGTTCATCCTTGAGGCTGCGTTCGAGCGGCTGCACGGCGTGGATTTCCGCAAAGGCTGTTATGTGGGGCAAGAGGTGACCGCGCGGATGAAGCACAAGACCGAGCTGCGCAAAGGCCTCACCACGGTCGAGATCACCGGCACGGCCCCGGCGGGCACTGAGATCACCGCGAATGGCAAGGTGGCAGGCACGCTGCACACCCAATCCGGTGATCGCGCCATCGCATATCTGCGCTTTGACCGCGCCACTGGTCCGATGCAGGCCGGGGACGCGCAGGTGACGTGGACGCCGCCCGGCTGACACGAAAAAGGGGCCGCCGAGGCCGCCCCTTACACTACGTCCGAACCGCTCGGATCACGCGCGCTCGGAATATTCCATCGTCTCGGTGTTCACGATGATTGCCTCATCCTGCCCCACGAAGGGCGGCACCATCACCTTGATCCCGTTATCGAGGATTGCTGGCTTGAAGCTGTTGGCCGCCGTCTGCCCCTTCACCACTGGCTCTGTCTCCACCACGGTGCAGGTGACCTTCTGCGGCAAGGTCGCGTTCAGCGCCTCGGCCTCATGAAACTCGATCGCGATCGTCATCCCGTCTTGCAAAAACGGCCGCCGGTCACCCAGAATCTCGGCGGGAAGCTCGATCTGCTCGTAAGTTTCCGCATCCATGAACACCAACATGCCGTCAGTTTCATATAAAAACTGCTGATCTTTTTGTTCAAGTCGCACCCGCTCCACCTTATCGGCACTGCGAAAACGTTCGTTCAATTTTGATCCATTGCGCAGATTGCGCATCTCGACTTGGGCAAAGGCGCCGCCCTTACCGGGTTTCACGTGATCGACTTTCACAGCCGACCACAAACCTCCGTTATGTTCCAACACGTTACCGGGCCGGATTTCGTTACCGTTGATTTTGGGCATTGTGGCAAAACCTTGACAAAAGGTTGAAATAAACAGTGACAACCCTATATATTGTGATGCGCTGGGGAGCAAGATGACCAAATATCGTATCGGACATCACGGAGCTATGCACAAAGCGCATGAGAGATATGCTTATCTGCTCTATCCGAATCGAAGGAAACCGGGCATACCAAGCTCCAAGCCGAAAACACAAGAGCAATAAACAAGGACGAGTCATGAAGGATTTCGTTGACGGTGCCGCCTTCAATAACGAGCAAGGCAATCGCGCACGCAAACTTTTCGCAGCTGTCGTACTGGCTGCACTGGACGATGCCATTTCCGACGATAAGAAATATGGCAACGGCCCCGACCAGATCGC
The nucleotide sequence above comes from Roseovarius carneus. Encoded proteins:
- a CDS encoding glycosyltransferase; this translates as MRAELSVVIPTLDAAAALPRTLGALMEGLEAGLVRELIISDGGSGDATRAMAEEVGAIWTSGAPSRGGQLRRGVDASAGAWVLVLHADTVLPEGWSGVVERQISRGRPGYFLLGFDAEGLAPKVVAGWANLRSRVFGLPYGDQGLLISRAEYNAVGGYVDAPLMEDVAMARALGARLEAMPLRVRTSAARYIQDGWMRRGGRNLLLLMRYLCGADPERLRARY
- the ygfZ gene encoding CAF17-like 4Fe-4S cluster assembly/insertion protein YgfZ; the protein is MRSLHHITGSDATSFLQGLITNDIAGLDTGLVYTAMLTPQGKYLADFFLARHGDALLLDVDADLAHTLIPRLNMYRLRADVQITESPLSLMRGTGPAPDGALVDPRHADMGWRLYGPEAGDDGTDWDAIRVAHCIPESGVELGPDTFILEAAFERLHGVDFRKGCYVGQEVTARMKHKTELRKGLTTVEITGTAPAGTEITANGKVAGTLHTQSGDRAIAYLRFDRATGPMQAGDAQVTWTPPG
- the efp gene encoding elongation factor P, with the protein product MPKINGNEIRPGNVLEHNGGLWSAVKVDHVKPGKGGAFAQVEMRNLRNGSKLNERFRSADKVERVRLEQKDQQFLYETDGMLVFMDAETYEQIELPAEILGDRRPFLQDGMTIAIEFHEAEALNATLPQKVTCTVVETEPVVKGQTAANSFKPAILDNGIKVMVPPFVGQDEAIIVNTETMEYSERA
- a CDS encoding sarcosine oxidase subunit gamma; protein product: MPDFTLTAAPPLAGTHHSIDGATLTAPEGLAIVSLALPLGAEDKAEKAIKTAFGALPDIGKAAEAKGHHLLRMGVDQAFVIFDCATPEAEPKIAAKLKGAAYTTDQTDAWCILQLSGPRARDVLERICMVDLHPDTFPVGALARTIMEHMGSIVVRSEADTYLLLSASSSAKSFAHAVELSMDNIS
- a CDS encoding NAD(P)/FAD-dependent oxidoreductase, producing MALFTDDARPGTPYWWEGLDLATPDDPLPAQVDLLIIGAGYTGLSGAIAAAERGASVAVVDAGDPGKGASTRNGGMFGAHPRLSWDKLRTAFGADVADALFAEAEPARHMVEDLIERLGIDCDFQRTGRIQLAWTQSHFDAQRSLANEVSEKTPVQLRLVERDGLAQEITTERYFGGLLFEDHAAIQPAKFHQGLLQAAKKAGASITGHAEVTALERSGTGFTAHTPKGIIRAGKVLLATGGYTQKPFAWAARRVFALPSYIIATEPLAANLLGHLAPGRRMMVETRARHSYFRLSPDGTRILFGGRAAMINVDIHAAAARQMETMCEVWPELAGTKLSHAWSGNTGYSFTHMPHVGADQGLHYALGYSGSGTVMAPYLGAKAALQALGDPEGATAYSMTPLRRHWMHPGTRPHFLQAANLWYRHVVDGWENRKSR